A genomic segment from Comamonas terrigena NBRC 13299 encodes:
- a CDS encoding DUF502 domain-containing protein — MSALRKWLFTGLLVIVPGVITAWVLNWIISTLDQTLQILPEHWQPDKLLGMHIPGFGVLLTLLILLLVGGVASNFVGRKLVSWGDAIISRIPVVRSIYSSVKQVSDTVFSDSGNAFRTAVLVQWPREGVWTVAFITGQPSGEVASYLRDEYVSVFVPTTPNPTGGYFVLMRKSDCVELEMSVDTALKYIVSMGVVAPPPLPVPDEPN; from the coding sequence ATGTCAGCACTGCGCAAATGGCTCTTCACCGGTCTGCTGGTCATCGTGCCCGGCGTCATCACCGCCTGGGTGTTGAACTGGATCATCAGCACGCTGGACCAGACCCTGCAGATCCTGCCGGAGCACTGGCAGCCCGACAAGCTGCTGGGCATGCACATCCCGGGTTTCGGGGTGCTGCTGACCTTGCTGATCCTGCTGCTGGTGGGCGGTGTGGCCAGCAATTTCGTAGGCCGCAAGTTGGTGAGCTGGGGCGATGCCATCATTTCCCGCATCCCGGTGGTACGCTCCATCTACTCCAGCGTCAAGCAGGTGTCGGATACGGTGTTCTCCGACAGCGGCAACGCGTTTCGCACCGCCGTGCTGGTGCAATGGCCGCGCGAAGGCGTGTGGACGGTGGCTTTCATCACCGGCCAGCCATCGGGCGAAGTGGCCAGCTACCTGCGCGATGAATATGTGAGCGTGTTCGTTCCGACCACGCCCAACCCCACGGGCGGCTACTTTGTGCTGATGCGCAAGAGCGATTGCGTGGAGCTGGAGATGAGCGTGGACACCGCGCTCAAGTACATCGTTTCGATGGGTGTCGTGGCTCCACCGCCGCTGCCGGTGCCCGACGAGCCCAACTGA
- a CDS encoding sodium:solute symporter family protein, with amino-acid sequence MLLFMVIAYLFVTIGIGLWAARRVKNTADFAIAGRHLPMYMIITTTFATWFGSEIVLGVPAKFIEGGLHAVVEDPFGAGMCLILVGLFFAGKLYRMTLLTISDYYRGRFGRGIEVVCSLIIMLSYLGWVSAQVTALGLVFNLLSGDLISVPWGMAIGVLSILVYTLWGGMWSVAVTDFIQMIILVLGLVVLAFFAADMAGGADKVIDLATSRDLFKFWPEPSWHEILFFFGAAITMMLGSIPQQDVFQRVMSANSEKAAVRGTVIGGTAYIFFAFVPMFLVASALLIMPEEATALLGDDPQKVLPTLVMDKMPVVMQVLFFGALLSAIKSCASATLLAPSVTFTENIWRQFRPMTSDRENLLTMRISVLVFAACVLTYSILMEGTPIYELVSSAYQVPLVGAFVPLVFGLYWKRASTQGAIAAVTLGIGVWLLFMVVPGWADVFPQQLAGLLAAMTGMVTGSLLPQWITNRRDEVVHYTSDTPVVGV; translated from the coding sequence GTGCTGCTCTTCATGGTGATTGCTTACCTGTTCGTCACCATCGGCATCGGCCTGTGGGCGGCCAGGCGGGTGAAAAACACGGCCGACTTCGCGATTGCCGGCCGGCATTTGCCGATGTACATGATCATCACCACCACGTTTGCCACGTGGTTCGGTTCGGAGATCGTGCTGGGCGTGCCGGCCAAGTTCATCGAAGGCGGCCTCCATGCCGTGGTGGAAGACCCGTTTGGCGCCGGCATGTGCCTGATCCTGGTGGGCCTGTTCTTTGCCGGCAAGCTCTACCGCATGACGCTGCTGACCATCAGCGACTACTACCGGGGCCGTTTCGGTCGCGGCATCGAAGTGGTCTGCTCGCTGATCATCATGCTCAGCTACCTGGGCTGGGTCTCGGCCCAGGTCACAGCGCTGGGCCTGGTGTTCAATCTGCTGTCCGGTGACCTGATCAGCGTGCCCTGGGGCATGGCGATCGGCGTGCTCTCCATTCTGGTCTACACCCTCTGGGGTGGCATGTGGTCGGTGGCCGTGACGGACTTCATCCAGATGATCATTCTGGTGCTGGGTCTGGTGGTGCTGGCCTTTTTTGCGGCCGACATGGCCGGCGGTGCGGACAAGGTGATCGATCTGGCCACCAGCCGCGATCTGTTCAAGTTCTGGCCCGAGCCCAGCTGGCACGAAATCCTGTTCTTCTTCGGCGCGGCCATCACCATGATGCTGGGCTCCATTCCGCAGCAGGACGTGTTCCAGCGCGTGATGTCGGCCAACAGCGAAAAGGCGGCCGTGCGTGGCACCGTGATCGGTGGCACCGCCTACATCTTCTTCGCCTTTGTGCCCATGTTTCTGGTGGCCAGTGCGCTGCTGATCATGCCGGAAGAGGCCACGGCCCTGCTGGGAGACGATCCGCAGAAGGTGCTGCCCACGCTGGTGATGGACAAGATGCCCGTGGTCATGCAGGTGCTGTTCTTCGGTGCGCTGCTGTCGGCCATCAAGTCCTGCGCATCGGCCACCTTGCTGGCCCCCAGCGTGACCTTCACCGAAAACATCTGGCGCCAGTTCCGCCCGATGACCAGCGACCGCGAAAACTTGCTCACCATGCGCATCAGCGTGCTGGTGTTCGCCGCCTGCGTGCTGACCTATTCCATCCTGATGGAAGGCACGCCCATCTACGAACTGGTGTCCAGCGCCTACCAGGTGCCGCTGGTGGGGGCTTTTGTGCCGCTGGTGTTTGGTCTGTACTGGAAGCGGGCCAGCACCCAGGGCGCCATTGCCGCGGTGACGCTGGGCATTGGCGTGTGGCTGTTGTTCATGGTGGTGCCGGGCTGGGCGGACGTATTCCCGCAGCAGCTGGCAGGCCTGCTGGCGGCCATGACCGGCATGGTGACGGGTTCGCTGCTGCCGCAGTGGATCACCAACCGCCGTGATGAAGTGGTGCACTACACCTCGGACACGCCGGTTGTCGGGGTCTGA
- a CDS encoding ubiquinone biosynthesis accessory factor UbiJ, producing the protein MATQSPFSFLNGLVERVVETVQPPQWLVHETQQRVVLFLNHVLMQEKAAMERLVRQKGRVARVQWRNFNMALLITPAGLFNLAPEGATPDLLLEIADSNPLVLAKTALRGDKPAIRIEGDVQLAADIHWLVDNVEWDVEEDLARIIGDTPAHMIGSAARKLAQGLRQFVGARMAKADEATTPAPGAQNNLPVADAEPRQPQ; encoded by the coding sequence ATGGCAACACAGTCCCCTTTTTCTTTTCTCAACGGCCTGGTCGAACGCGTGGTGGAAACCGTGCAGCCGCCCCAGTGGCTGGTGCACGAAACCCAGCAGCGCGTCGTGCTCTTCCTCAACCATGTGCTGATGCAGGAGAAAGCGGCCATGGAGCGCCTGGTGCGCCAGAAAGGGCGTGTGGCCCGGGTGCAGTGGCGCAATTTCAATATGGCGCTGCTGATCACGCCGGCCGGCCTGTTCAATCTGGCCCCCGAAGGCGCCACCCCCGACCTGCTGCTGGAAATTGCCGACAGCAACCCGCTGGTGCTGGCCAAGACGGCCCTGCGCGGCGACAAGCCCGCCATCCGCATCGAGGGTGATGTGCAGCTGGCGGCCGACATCCACTGGCTGGTCGACAACGTCGAGTGGGATGTGGAAGAAGATCTGGCACGCATCATCGGTGACACGCCGGCCCACATGATCGGCAGCGCGGCCCGCAAGCTGGCCCAGGGGCTGCGCCAGTTCGTCGGTGCCCGCATGGCCAAGGCCGATGAGGCCACCACACCTGCCCCCGGCGCACAGAACAACCTGCCGGTGGCCGACGCCGAGCCGCGCCAGCCGCAATGA
- a CDS encoding FmdB family zinc ribbon protein: MPIYAYKCGSCGHAKDVLQKMSDAPLTACPACGAEAFSKQLTAPGFQLKGSGWYATDFKGGSTSQAAAAPACDSGGSACAAAGCPSASAEV, encoded by the coding sequence ATGCCGATCTATGCATATAAGTGTGGCTCCTGTGGCCACGCCAAAGACGTTCTGCAGAAAATGTCGGATGCGCCGCTGACGGCCTGTCCGGCCTGCGGTGCCGAGGCCTTTTCCAAGCAGCTGACGGCCCCGGGCTTCCAGCTCAAGGGCTCGGGCTGGTATGCCACCGACTTCAAGGGCGGCTCGACCTCCCAGGCGGCGGCTGCGCCTGCCTGCGACAGCGGTGGCAGTGCCTGCGCGGCTGCGGGCTGCCCATCTGCTTCGGCCGAGGTGTAA
- the ubiB gene encoding ubiquinone biosynthesis regulatory protein kinase UbiB, with translation MSKFLRGATILWVALRYGLDELVLSGFEHPWLRGLRRVLTLGRKLDAPRGVRLREALESLGPIFVKFGQVLSTRSDLMPPDVAEELAKLQDRVPPFDPQIAVDTIEKSFRKPLDQVFLSFERVPVASASIAQVHFATVVDRDGKEREVAVKVLRPGMKRVIDKDLALMHMMASWVERLSADGKRLKPRQVVAEFDNYLHDELDLIREASNAAQLRRNMDGLDLVLIPEVYWDFCRPDVMVMERMKGVPINQIERLREAGVDIPKLARDGVTIFFTQVFRDGFFHADMHPGNIMVSLEPETFGRYISLDFGIVGTLTEYDKEYLAQNFTAFFRRDYKRVAELHIESGWVPPTTRVDELEAAIRAVCEPYFDRPLAEISLGMVLMRLFQTSRRFQVEIQPQLVLLQKTLLNIEGLGRQLDPNLDLWSTAKPFLEKWMLDQMGPQRLWRELKAEAPRYAKLLPELPRLVQQFLQQDRHGSQQAMRELLAEQKRTNRLLQMILYGGVGFVLGLVVVRILLVTHFIF, from the coding sequence ATGAGCAAGTTCCTGCGGGGCGCCACCATCCTCTGGGTGGCCTTGCGCTATGGGCTGGATGAGCTGGTGCTCTCTGGCTTCGAGCATCCCTGGCTGCGCGGCCTGCGCCGCGTGCTGACACTGGGCCGCAAGCTGGACGCGCCGCGCGGCGTGCGCCTGCGCGAGGCGCTGGAATCGCTGGGCCCGATTTTTGTGAAGTTCGGCCAGGTGCTGTCCACACGCAGCGACCTGATGCCGCCCGATGTGGCAGAAGAGCTGGCCAAGCTGCAGGACCGCGTGCCGCCGTTCGATCCCCAGATTGCGGTGGACACCATCGAGAAATCGTTTCGCAAGCCGCTGGACCAGGTGTTCCTGAGCTTCGAGCGCGTGCCCGTGGCCAGTGCCTCGATCGCCCAGGTGCACTTCGCCACCGTGGTGGACCGGGATGGCAAGGAGCGCGAAGTGGCCGTCAAGGTGCTGCGCCCCGGCATGAAGCGCGTGATCGACAAGGATCTGGCGCTGATGCACATGATGGCCAGCTGGGTGGAGCGGCTTTCCGCCGATGGCAAGCGCCTCAAGCCCCGCCAGGTGGTGGCCGAGTTCGACAACTACCTGCACGACGAGCTGGACCTGATCCGCGAAGCCTCCAATGCAGCGCAGCTGCGCCGCAACATGGACGGCCTGGATCTGGTGCTGATTCCCGAGGTGTACTGGGATTTCTGCCGCCCCGACGTGATGGTGATGGAGCGCATGAAGGGCGTTCCCATCAACCAGATCGAGCGTCTGCGTGAAGCCGGGGTGGACATCCCCAAGCTGGCGCGCGACGGAGTCACCATTTTCTTCACCCAGGTGTTCCGCGACGGCTTTTTCCACGCCGACATGCACCCGGGCAACATCATGGTCAGCCTGGAGCCCGAGACCTTCGGGCGCTATATCTCGCTGGACTTCGGCATCGTCGGCACGCTGACCGAGTACGACAAGGAGTATCTGGCGCAGAACTTCACGGCCTTCTTCCGGCGTGACTACAAGCGCGTGGCCGAGCTGCACATCGAAAGTGGCTGGGTGCCGCCCACCACCCGGGTGGACGAGCTTGAAGCCGCCATCCGCGCCGTGTGCGAACCGTACTTCGACCGTCCGCTGGCCGAGATTTCGCTGGGCATGGTGCTGATGCGTCTGTTCCAGACCTCGCGCCGCTTCCAGGTGGAAATCCAGCCGCAGCTGGTGCTCCTGCAAAAGACCCTGCTCAACATCGAGGGCCTGGGCCGCCAGCTGGACCCGAATCTGGACCTGTGGAGCACGGCCAAGCCCTTCCTGGAAAAGTGGATGCTGGACCAGATGGGGCCGCAACGTCTGTGGCGCGAACTGAAGGCCGAGGCCCCGCGCTATGCCAAGTTGCTGCCCGAGCTGCCCCGTCTGGTACAGCAGTTCCTGCAGCAGGACCGCCACGGCAGCCAGCAGGCCATGCGGGAGCTGCTGGCCGAACAGAAGCGCACCAACCGATTGCTGCAGATGATTCTGTACGGGGGCGTGGGCTTTGTGCTGGGCCTGGTGGTGGTGCGCATCTTGCTAGTGACGCACTTCATTTTCTGA
- a CDS encoding Tim44 domain-containing protein produces MMKVWAVVLVAALAVVHPSVEAKRMGGGGSMGKQSSNVTQREAAPRAPQQAPAQQQAATPKPATPAATPAAPAKKPWGAMLGGLAAGLGLAWLAHSLGFGEAFANMLMFGLLALAVMVVIGMVMRARSKPKAAASAAASPFAFQGAGAPVPEAVVQPRDYNPKNVGNDASARPWEQDHVPATGGSMIGSGLAASAPNWSVPADFDAAGFLEAAKRNFVTLQAAWDRGDVATLRSMMTDEMLSEIKSQLQEREAQSGGVLNQTDVVMIEAQLLGIEDLGHAYMASVEFSGMIREDASAGPSPFREVWNMTKPKSNSSGWLVAGLQALQ; encoded by the coding sequence ATGATGAAGGTGTGGGCAGTGGTTTTGGTCGCAGCGTTGGCTGTGGTGCATCCCTCCGTGGAAGCCAAACGCATGGGCGGTGGCGGTTCCATGGGCAAGCAGTCGAGCAATGTGACGCAGCGTGAAGCTGCGCCCCGTGCACCCCAGCAAGCACCGGCCCAGCAACAGGCCGCAACCCCCAAGCCCGCTACCCCGGCCGCCACGCCGGCAGCGCCTGCCAAGAAGCCCTGGGGCGCCATGCTGGGCGGCCTGGCCGCAGGTCTGGGCCTGGCCTGGCTGGCCCATTCGCTGGGTTTTGGTGAAGCCTTCGCCAACATGCTGATGTTCGGTCTGCTGGCACTGGCCGTGATGGTGGTGATCGGCATGGTCATGCGTGCCCGCAGCAAGCCCAAGGCCGCCGCCAGCGCTGCAGCATCGCCTTTCGCCTTCCAGGGCGCGGGGGCCCCGGTCCCGGAGGCCGTGGTGCAGCCGCGTGACTACAACCCGAAGAATGTGGGCAATGACGCATCGGCCCGCCCCTGGGAGCAGGACCATGTGCCGGCCACCGGCGGCAGCATGATCGGCTCCGGCCTGGCAGCGTCGGCACCGAACTGGAGCGTGCCGGCCGACTTTGATGCCGCAGGCTTCCTGGAAGCCGCCAAGCGCAACTTCGTGACCCTGCAGGCCGCCTGGGACCGTGGCGATGTCGCCACGCTGCGTTCCATGATGACCGACGAGATGCTGTCCGAGATCAAGAGCCAGCTGCAAGAGCGTGAAGCCCAGAGCGGCGGCGTGCTCAACCAGACCGATGTGGTGATGATCGAAGCCCAGCTGCTGGGCATTGAAGACCTGGGCCATGCCTACATGGCCAGTGTGGAGTTCTCGGGCATGATCCGTGAAGATGCCTCCGCAGGCCCCAGCCCCTTCCGCGAAGTCTGGAATATGACCAAGCCGAAGAGCAATTCCAGCGGCTGGCTGGTGGCGGGATTGCAGGCACTGCAATAA